The genomic stretch CACCGATGCAAAAGCCATGGTTGCTGGCATGTCGTAGGCAAACAGTGCGACCAGCACTGCAAGTACCACGGTAATGGTGCCTGCCACACTGCCCTTCATACGGAAAATGGCCAATGCAAAAAAGAAAAATATAATTGGAATAAGTGCAACAATACTGGATAACCAAATATTGCCCATCGGATCGTAAACCTGCTGCCAATGTTGAAGCATTGTCATCTCCTTGAAATGCCTGTGAGAACACGATATTGGTCTGATTGATTTTCAATATACTCAATATTGGTCATACCAATATAAGTATAATTTAGAAAAAAACCAGATATTTAGCAGCTAATACTAAATTCTGATGAATTAAAGATCAATACCAACAGACCGCCAACCTAAATTGGTCATACCATTTAAGGCTCATTTTCAAACCAGCCTGCGGTTTTTTAATACAGGCCTTTGCGGTTTTATTCTGCTAAAAAGATTCATTCGCAATACTCTTGCGGGAAAAGTAATGAGAAATGTCTATTTACTATCCGACAACCTATACTTTAGTCTATGCGGTCTTGTTTGTTTAAAAAACAACCGCTTATTTTCTTTATATCTTACTCACATCAAGCCACAAGATTTTTGTGCGAATGGTGCCCGCCATAAACTGATCTAATTTATTCTCTTTCGTTATTTTTCGAGCTGAATGGCGCACCAATAGTAATGATTATCATTTAAGTGTATTATGGTCATACAATTTTAATGCTTTCTCCTGTCATAAGGCCCCACCATGCTGTTGTCATCTACGCCATCACCGAATGAAAACCATCTGCGTTTCAATCAATTTTATGTAGAAAACTATCAATGGCTTTATACGTTTATCTGCAAAACCGTCAGTTCTAGAAACAACATTGAAGACATTCTTCAGGACACTTTTTTAAAAATTTTTGTGACGCCCAATCTTTTAGATCAAATCAAACAACCCCGCCCTTATTTAGCGACCACCGCTCGGCATATTATGATCAATCAGGCCAAGCGTAAAAAAATTGAGGAAAGCTATTTAAAAAATTTAGCCGAGCAGCCGGAGCATTTACAGCACTCCCCTGAGCAACTGTTTATTATTTTGGAAACCCTGACCCTCGTGGTGAATGCGCTTGAGGGTTTAGCAGAACGGCAACGCTTGGTGCTGATCATGCATTATATTGAAGGCATTTCCCAAGTAGATCTCGCTGAGCATTTTAATGTCTCTCGAAAAACCATACAAAATGAATTAATCAAAGCGATTGTTTCTTGCCATCGCAGCATTCAAAAGCAGTCTTAATGTTATGAACAATGCAAATCAATCAGACCCGCTTGCTCAAAGCACCGTAACAGAAGATCAATTACTGGAACAGGTGGCGTACTGGTTGGTCAAAATGAATAGCGATGACTGTACCGATGCAGATCGAAGTGCCTTTGCAGCGTGGCAACAACAAGCCCCCAAGCGCGTTGCACAGATTGCAGCGTTGCAACAAACCTTAGGCTATTTTCAACAACTACAACACAGCCCATCCGCACGCTCTAGTGCTGAAACCCTGAAACAAATCACCAGTCAGACGCCTAACAACACCAACTCTAGCAACAACGCCAGCAACAATAACGCTTGGCAGTCCTATGCGCTGGCGCTATTGCTGAGCTTGAGCATACTGCTTGCGTTGACCTACTCAGGAAATATACCGCTCAATCAATGGACCGCTGATCATAAAAACAATTATCAAGCGTGGTCTAGCAACACCTTAAGCGATCTGAGTGAAATTCAAATGAGTGGCAAAACGGCTTATGATCTTGATTTTGACTCGAAGCAACGGTTGATCAAACTGTATCGGGGCAATATTTTGGTAGAAGTCGCCAAAGATGCGCAGCGGCCATTTGTAATTCAAACCCAATACGCCCAGATTACCGCCTTGGGCACACGCTTTATGGTGCAAGAATCGGAACATGCCACAGTGCTGATCATGTTGGAATCTAAGACAAAAATAACAACGGACAAAATGGGAACAGCGGCGATAGTCCATGCTGGTCAACAAGTACTGATCAATCAACAGGGTATTATCAGCACCACCACAGTTTCTCCCGATCTGCTCGAAGCGGCTTGGCAAAAACATAAGTTGGTGATTCAAAATATGCCACTCGATCAGGTGCTGGGCCTATTACAAAACTATCAGTCAGAAACGCTGGTCTATGATGCTGCACAACTCAGTAAAATAAGCGTCAATGCGACCTTAACACTTGATGAACACGCCCTAGATCTACTTGAAAAAAGCCTACCGATCAAAGTTGAACGTGCTCTATTTAATCGGGTGAAGGTATTGCCAATGCAAGCGGTACTTTAATTTTATCCTCCCTGAGCTCTCTCAGCCTTGTATCTCCTTTTTAAGCAAAGGTACTTTAGGCGCTCATCCTCATAAATCGCGATACCCTCGCCCTTTAAAGCTGCTTTTTAAAAAATAATTTAAAAAAATAAATAATAATGCTTCCCATTTCCCTTTCTCGATTGTCTTAATAAGTGAAACAACAAAATTTTTATATTTTTGAGTAATCACATTATATGTGGGGATATATTCATGCGGAACCGTGACAGATCGACCAGTTTTGTACTCAAGCCAATGGTGCTCGCGATTCAAATTGCTTGCACAGCTGCCGTCCTGATCAGCAGTACGACTGCAATTGCCAACCAAAGCCAAAGTTTGCGTTATCACATTGCAGCGGGCGACTTAGCACAAGCACTCAATCAATTTGCAATACAGGCGGATGTCGCGATTTCGAGTCATGCACAAAGTCTTAATGATTTGAGAACGCAAGGCTTAAATGGTCACTACACTGTCGAACAAGCCCTCGCAGCACTCTTGCAAGGCACAGCATTTCAAGCCCAGAAAACTGCAAATGGCTATGTGGTGGTTGCCAAAACCAATCCTGTTTCGACTGAAGCGCTGTCAACGATTGCTTCTTCCGAAACCATTGCCCAAGGCTTCGTTGCTGATCAAGAGGTTGTGCAACTCCCGACGATCAATATCACAGCAGAAAATGGGCCCAGAGCTTTACCCCAAGCTTATGCAGGAGGTCAAGTAGCACGAGGAGCACGGGTTGGGGTTTTGGGTGAAAAAGACTTTATGGAAACCCCATTTAGTATTGTTGGTTATACCAGTGAATATGTTCAAGATAGCCAAGCCAAAGATATTACGGGGATTATCACCAAAACAGATCCTGCGGTGTATAGCTCAGGTGCTGCCGGTGGCATTAATGAAAGCTATAGTATTCGTGGCTTTAACGTATCAGCAAATGATATCGGCCTCAACGGCTTGTACGGGCTTGCACCGTATTATCGTCTGACTCCCGAATTTGCTGAACGTGTTGAAGTGCTCAAAGGTCCTTCGGCCATGCTCAATGGCATGCCACCCGGCGGTTCTGTTGGCGGTACCATTAACGTGGTCACCAAACGTGCGCAAGATACGCCAAGCAAACGCTTAACCACGACCTATGATTCAGATGCAAAATTTGGCGTACATGCAGACTTAGCGACACGCTTTGGTGATGAACAACAATTTGGTCTGCGTTTTAATGGGGTCTATCGTGATGGTGATACCGCAGTCAAAAATCAATCTGCAACCAGTAAATTTGCTTCGCTCGGATTTGATTGGCGCTTTGAACGTGGATCACTTGCAGCAGACCTCTACCATTCCGAAGATCATGTTGAGGGATTAAATCGCGGTGTTGGTTTAGCAACGGGCCTCGCCATTCCCAAAGCCCCGAAAGCGACCACAGTATTCGCCCCACCCAGCACCTTTACCACCACCCAAGATGATGCCATTATTTTACGTGGGGATTTAGAGATCAGTGATCAAATCAGTACCTATGCCAGCTATGGTCACAGTAAAACTGATTTTAATTCTTTAGCAGGTTCTAATAGTAAAATTATTAATGCGCAAGGTGATTTTGAAAACAATTTTTCCTATCAACGTTTTCAACTTGATAAAGACTCTGCTGATGTTGGTGTGAAATTTAGCTTTAATACGCTCGGTATTCAGCATGATCTCATTGCCAATAGCACTTGGTATGAGCACGAACAAAAATTGGGCTTTAACCGTAATGTACTTAAAACGCCTTTTATTACCAATATTTACGCACCGAATTGGGATGGTTTAATTCTCGATAAAGCCGCGACAAAACCCGATATTATTAAAAGTTCAGCAGTTAAAAATGTTAGCTATGGTCTGACGGACAGCATGAGCATGCTCGATGATCGCTTAAATATTATTGTTGGGGTACGTCAGCAAGAGGTGACCCAATACAGTTTTGATGCAAAAACAGCTGCTCGAAAAACCAGTTATCGCCAAGATGCCACCACCCCGGCTTTTGCCATTCTGTATAAAACTTCAGATCATGTCTCGGTTTATGCCAACTATATTGAAGGCTTAAGTGCTGGATCAACTGCGCCCGCAGATGCTGCCAACGCAGGTGCAGTTTTTGCCCCCTATCAAACCAAGCAATATGAAATGGGGGCCAAACTCGAATGGGCTGATTTCGCCAATACCTTCAGCATCTTCCAAATTGAAAAACCAAGTGCCCTGACCGATCCAGCAACCAATATTTATTCTGCGGATGGCGAACAACGCAACCGTGGGGTGGAATGGGGCTTTTTTGGCAAGCTGTTACCTGAGTTAAAACTCATGGGCGGTATCTCTTATACCCAAGCCAAACTCACCAAAACGGCAGGGGGCAAAAACCAAGGCAACTTCGCCACCAGTGTCCCGAAGTCACAAGCCAAACTCGCGGCTGAATATGACCTCCCGATGCTCGAAGGATTGAGCATCAATGCCAATATCAGCGCCATGTCTAAACAATATGCCAATGCAGAAAATAGCCTTTCCGTTGCAGGTCGCACACTTTATGGCATCGGTGGACGTTATAACACCCAAATCGGTCAAGTGCCGACCATCATTCGTGCCGACATTTTCAACCTGAGCAACAAAGCCTATTGGGCCAGTTCAACCAGTTCAGGCCTTGGCGCACCGCGTACGCTAATGCTCTCTGCCAGTTTTGATTTTTAAATTTAACCCTCAACACCACGAATAACGCTGTAAAGCGCATTCATTTTTTAATCCCCATCCACAAGGACGCAAGCATGCAACGTATTAGTACCCTTATCTTGGCTTTATCGGCTGCCATGACCATACAGACAACACAAGCCCACATGTTTTGGCTGGAAAAAACCTCAGACCAACAAACCCGTGCTTATTTTGGTGAATACAGCGAGAACTTGACCGAAACCCAAGCAGGCCCATTAAAAGCCTTTGCCAGCGCCAAAGTGGTTCAAAATGGGAAAGAGCTGCAAGCGACTGCGCAGCCCAATTACTTTGCTTACAGCACTTCCGCTACGGGGGATGTTCGTGCAGATAACAACTTGGTGCATGGCGATCTGCTGGCTCAGTTCCGCGCCAAAGCTGGTCGTAGCAGCACTGCGCATGTTTCAGAACTAGAAATTGTGCCCGTGGCTGCCAATTCAAATCAATTCGTATTGATCTTTCAAGACCAGCCTTTAGCCAAACAAGAAGTTGAAGTGATCGCAGGCAATCGTTGGAGTAAAAAATATGAGACCGATGAGCAAGGTCGTTTTCATATCGAAACGCCGTGGAAAGGACGCTATGTCATCGAAGTCAGCAAAAATATTGATGAGCCAGGTGAATATAAGCAACAGCAATATCAAAAGCGCGTGATGGTGGCAACCATGAGTTTTGATGTGAAATGAAGATTTGATGTGAAATAAAGTTTTAAGCGCCCCCTCTCCTGATCTGTGGAATAGAAGTCTTATATTCACATGCCTTGGAGAGGGATTTTATTTTTGGTTTTATGCTTAGGCGAGAATTAGAATAAACTTTTATGCACCACTTTCTCTAAAATAATTTTCGAATTAATATTCATAATGCCTTTTATTTTATTCAGCTTATTTACCACAAATTGGGAAAACGAATTTAAGTCTTTGGTCGCGATATGCAATACATAATTCGAGTCCCCCGTAATAATATAAGCATTAATCACCTCTTCAAAATCACGAATTTGACTCACAAATGCTTTGTGATCCGTTTCGGTCAGCTGCGCCAATTTAATTTCAATCATCACTTCAACTTTGATGCCTAGTTTTTCATAGTTTATTTTTGCTTGATAGCCTTCAATAATCCCCATGCTTTCTAAAATTTTGACACGGCGGTGGCAGGCTGATGCTGAAAGATTCACCTCATCGGCCAATTCTTGGTTACTTAAACGCGCATTTTTCTGAAGTAGTTTTAATATTTTATGATCAATATTGTCCATATTCATGCTTAGAATCTCCTATCAATAATAACGCCATAATTAGAATTATATTCATATTTAAGCGTTTTTAGCTATAAATTATCGAATAAAATCACAAAATTGCTGTGTTAAAATTAACCTATACACAAGGTAGTAAAGGTAGAAACAACAGATGATTACATATGATCAATGCCTCGCTTGGGACAGTGAAGACCCATTAAAAAACTTTAAAGACGATTTTGCTTTACCAGAAGATGTAATCTATCTTGATGGCAATTCTTTGGGCGCTCGCCCACGTAAATCTTTGGCATTAGCACAAGAAGTCATTACCCAGCAATGGGGCGAAGATTTGATTAATAGTTGGAATAAAGCCGATTGGTGGGGTTTACCAACACGCTTAGGCGATAAAGTTGCACCATTAATTGGTGCCAATGCTGGCGAAACCATTATCTCGGATTCAACCTCTTTAAACTTATTTAAAGTACTTTCTGCGGCAGTCAGTATTCAGGCTGAAACATACCCTGAACGTAAAATCATCGTGGCAGAGAAAGATGTATTCCCAACCGACATTTATATGATCGAAGGTTTTATTCATCTTATTAACCAAGGTTATCAACTGGTTTTAATCGAAAATTTGGATGATTTAACCGAGACGTTAGCCTCGCAACAAGTTGCAGCTGTGGTGTTATCTCATGTCAATTATCGTACAGGTTATCTCTATGATATGGCTGCACTGAATGCGCACGTTCATGCACATCAAGCATTATTGATTTGGGATTTATGCCATTCAGTCGGTGCCGTTTCGATTGAATTAAATAAAACCAACAGTGATTTTGCCATTGGCTGTACGTATAAATACTTAAATGGTGGACCTGGTTCTCCCGCATTATTATGGGTCAACCCAAAACTTCAAAATAAAGTCGGACAGCCACTTTCAGGCTGGTGGGGACATAATAAGCCGTTCAACATGGCTGATCATTATGAACCTGCACAAGGCATTCGCCGCTTTTTATGTGGGACTCAACCGATTCTGTCGATGAGTTTAATTGAATGTGGTTTAGATATTTTTCTCAATACCGACATGCAAACAGTTCGTGATAAATCTCTAAAACTGACTGATTTATTTATGGCCTTGGTTGAACAAGAATGTGCCGGGTTTGGTTTTGAATTAATCACGCCAGCATCACATCAATACCGCGGTAGTCATGTCAGCTTTAAGCATCCAAATGGCTATCAAATTATTCAAGCACTGATCGCTCGCGGCATTATTGGTGATTATCGCGAACCAGAGGTTTTAAGATTCGGAGTCACGCCTTTATATTTAAGCCATGCTGATATTTGGAAGGCAGTTCAAGCATTAAAACAAGTCATGCACTTAGGTGAATGGAAACAAGAAAAATATCAAGTGCGAGCGCAAGTGACTTAACCATAAGTCATTGCAAAAAAGCTTATGCCTAGGAGGGTGTATGAGTAATTTTGATGAAATCCAAACCCGTGAAGCGGGTTTGCATAAAAAATTAACCGCCAAGCAAATAGGAATGATTGCAATTGGTGGTGCCATTGGTACTGGTTTATTTATGGGCAGCAAATTTGCAATTAGTTTTGCTGGCCCAGCAGTTATTGTGAGTTATGCCATTGGCGGTTTAATTGCATTTGCATTAATGGCATGTTTAGCAGAAATGACCGTTCAACATCCAACTTCGGGGTCTTTCGGTGCCTATGCCGAATATTATGTACACCCCTTGGTTGGCTTTCTTATTCGATATAGTTATTGGGCCTGTATTGTCTTGGCCGTGGGCACAGAAATCACGGCTGTCGCAGACTATATGCGGTTTTGGTACCCCAATGTCGATGCTTGGGTTTGGATCGCATTTTTCTCAGCCGTATTACTGGCCGTGAATGCATATAGCGTAAAAGCATTTGGTTTTATTGAATATTGGTTTTCAACCATTAAAGTATTCGCGATTATCGTTTTTATTCTGCTGGCGATTGGCATCCTGACTCAAAATTTTGGTTCAGGTTCAGACAGTCACCTTACTGAAAACTTGGTGGGACATGGTGGTTTTGCACCGAATGGTTTTTCAGGGATTTGGATTGGCGTGATTATTTCGATATTCAGCTATCTGAGTATTGAGATGATTGCCGTGGCTGCTGGTGAAGCCAAAGATCCAGAAAAGGCGGTGAAATTTGCCTTTAAAAGTACCGCGGTCAGATTAATATTATTTTATTTACTGTCGCTAACCTTAATCGTATTAATCGTGCCTTGGACCGTATTAATCGAAAAAGATGCAACCAGTCCATTTGTTATGGTGATGCAATACGTGGGCATTCCCTATGCGGACAGTATTTTAAACTTCATCGTAATTGTTGCGGCTTTATCTGCAATGAACAGTATGTTGTATATCTCAACACGTATGCTGTTTAGTTTATCGCGTGCCGGTGATGCACCTAAATTGTTCGGTAAAATTGGGAAAAATGGAGTACCCACCAATGCACTTATTCTCTCTGCAATGGGTATTGGGGTAGCGAGTGTGGTTTACAGTATCGATCCAGCAACGGCATTCCCTGTCATGATTGCCTTGTCGATGTTTGGTGCATTATTTACTTGGGGCGGTATCTTTTTTACACACATGTTCTTTAGAGCCAATATGGCAAAAAATAACATTGGTCTGAAATATAAAATCCCAGGCAGTAAGCTAATTTCATTATTTGGTCTGATCTCGATATTAAGCATTATGATCACGACTTGGTTTACCAATGAATTTAAATCCACCCTTCAATTTGGTATCCCATTTATTATTTTTCTGATCATTTTTTACTTTATGAATCGCTCTATCAGAAAAAAATCACAAGGCTAAACAGAAGACTTCTTTCATCTGCCCTTTTAATCTTGCCTTTGATGAGAAATTAAAATGGTTCGAAACAATGATGAAAGCAGTCTATAGCAAGGCATTTTTAATCATTAAATTTGCACTCGCCTGATTGTTAAAATATTTGAAAAGTGAGTATCACAATGCAAACTTATGACAACGCGACAACTGTAACCAATGAAAATGAAATTCTAATCAATTTCAAAAAGCGAAGCTTAGCTTGTTATAAAAATCATCTTTGCATTCGTGATATTCAATATGCAGCACATAAACGTTCAAGCCTTGATTTATTTAGACTCGATCAAGCCAAAACAACAGTAATTTTTATTCATGGCGGTTATTGGCAGTGGTGTAATAAATCAGATTTTGCATTTATTGCCCCGCAGCTTTTAAATAAAAACTGCCAATGTGTATTACTAGAATACGATCTGGCACCCAGCAGTTGTATGCAGGAGATCGTGACTCAGATCCGTCAAGCGTTTGACTTTATGCTGGAACAACCTTGGATTAGCGATGAGGTGATTGTGATTGGGCATTCAGCGGGTGCGCATCTGGGGGCATTAATGCAAGATCACCCTCTGGTTTCCAAAACCATTTTACTGAGCGGTATTTACGACTTAGCCCCTATTTCAGCAACACCGTTAAATGAGGCTTTAAAGTTATCGGAGCAAGAAATTCAGCATTATAGTCCGATCACACGCAATCAGATTTTTAATAAGTCTTGTGAAATTTACTGCGGCGATCAAGAGTTGGCTGCACTGAAATGGCAAAGTGAACATTATTATCAGCAGCGCTTGAAAAATGGTGAGCAACATACCCAGCATATGCTGATCAAAGACAGCAATCATTATAATATTTTAGATCACTATCTTGATCAGCATTTTCAGGCTGAATAATTAAAGTGGGTTTGAATCAAACTCGCTTTAATCGACATTTAAATAAAGACTTTCTTTAATTTCTTCCATCACCACATAACTATGTGATGAAGCCGAAGCCGGTAGCTTTTTCAGCAAATCCCCCAATAAACGTCGATAAGCCCCCATTTCTTTTAAGCGGGCTTTGACCAAATAATCAAACTCGCCAGAGATCAAATGACATTCTAACACCTCTGGAATTTCGGCTAATTTTTTAGCAACCTCATCAAACACATCTCCAGATTTTGCTGACAGTTTAATTTCCAGAAAAACCAGTAAATTACGATCAACCAGCGCTGGATTTAAATGCGCATGATAGCCCATGATAATCCCTTCACGTTCCAGTCGTTTAACTCGCTCAGAACAAGGCGTGGTCGACAAATTTACGCGGGTCGCCAGCTCACTCATGGCGATCCGTCCCTCTCGCTGCAAGATATCCAAAATCAATGCATCGATCCGATCTAACTTACGCATCACTCTTTTCCTCTAATTTTGAATTTCTCGTGAAAAAAACGATGAAACACCTAGATTTTAGCCCATTAAACAGTGAAATCAACTATAGCTTTGCAAATATACTAGCGAAATCAACTAGAGCTACGCTTTTAATAATTTAAAGGAATAAATATGCATGTTATCGTTTTAGGCAGCGGTGTAATTGGTGTTGCAAGTGCTTATTACCTTGCCAAACAAGGTGCAAATGTGACGGTGATTGATCGTCAACCTGCCCCTGCTGAAGAAACCAGTTTTGGTAATGCTGGCCAAATTTCTCCTGGGTACTCAACCCCTTGGGCAGCACCGGGCATTCCGTTTAAAGCGGTAAAATGGATGTTCCAACATCATGCTCCCTTAGCCATTAACTTAGATGGTAGCTTGTGGCAATTGCAGTGGATGGCACAGATGCTTAAAAACTGTAATCCACAACATTATGCAGTCAATAAAGAACGAATGACCCGTGTCGCTGAATACAGCCGTGACTGTTTACGTGACTTACGTGCTGCGACAGGTATTCAATATGAACACCGCGCCAAAGGCACCCTACAGTTATTCCGCAGCGATGCACAACTCGAAGCCGTACAACGTGATATCGAAGTACTGAAAGAATGTGGTGTTGACCATGAACTGCTTGGAAAAGCAGATTTGGCCAAAGTAGAACCTGCTCTGGCCCGTGCCCAAGACAAATTGGTCGGTGGCCTACACCTTCCAAATGATGAGACTGGCGACTGTTATTTATTTACCAATGCATTGGCCAAGCTGGCCAAAGACATGGGTGTAAAATTTCTATTTAATCAAAATGTTGAAAATCTCGTGGTTGAAGGCGATGAGATTAAAGGCGTGATCGTTGATGGTCAAACATTAACTGCCGATCGTTATGTCTTGGCATTTGGTAGTTATTCACGTGATTTCTTAAAACCACTG from Acinetobacter pullicarnis encodes the following:
- a CDS encoding RNA polymerase sigma factor, whose product is MLLSSTPSPNENHLRFNQFYVENYQWLYTFICKTVSSRNNIEDILQDTFLKIFVTPNLLDQIKQPRPYLATTARHIMINQAKRKKIEESYLKNLAEQPEHLQHSPEQLFIILETLTLVVNALEGLAERQRLVLIMHYIEGISQVDLAEHFNVSRKTIQNELIKAIVSCHRSIQKQS
- a CDS encoding FecR family protein, giving the protein MNNANQSDPLAQSTVTEDQLLEQVAYWLVKMNSDDCTDADRSAFAAWQQQAPKRVAQIAALQQTLGYFQQLQHSPSARSSAETLKQITSQTPNNTNSSNNASNNNAWQSYALALLLSLSILLALTYSGNIPLNQWTADHKNNYQAWSSNTLSDLSEIQMSGKTAYDLDFDSKQRLIKLYRGNILVEVAKDAQRPFVIQTQYAQITALGTRFMVQESEHATVLIMLESKTKITTDKMGTAAIVHAGQQVLINQQGIISTTTVSPDLLEAAWQKHKLVIQNMPLDQVLGLLQNYQSETLVYDAAQLSKISVNATLTLDEHALDLLEKSLPIKVERALFNRVKVLPMQAVL
- a CDS encoding TonB-dependent receptor, which encodes MRNRDRSTSFVLKPMVLAIQIACTAAVLISSTTAIANQSQSLRYHIAAGDLAQALNQFAIQADVAISSHAQSLNDLRTQGLNGHYTVEQALAALLQGTAFQAQKTANGYVVVAKTNPVSTEALSTIASSETIAQGFVADQEVVQLPTINITAENGPRALPQAYAGGQVARGARVGVLGEKDFMETPFSIVGYTSEYVQDSQAKDITGIITKTDPAVYSSGAAGGINESYSIRGFNVSANDIGLNGLYGLAPYYRLTPEFAERVEVLKGPSAMLNGMPPGGSVGGTINVVTKRAQDTPSKRLTTTYDSDAKFGVHADLATRFGDEQQFGLRFNGVYRDGDTAVKNQSATSKFASLGFDWRFERGSLAADLYHSEDHVEGLNRGVGLATGLAIPKAPKATTVFAPPSTFTTTQDDAIILRGDLEISDQISTYASYGHSKTDFNSLAGSNSKIINAQGDFENNFSYQRFQLDKDSADVGVKFSFNTLGIQHDLIANSTWYEHEQKLGFNRNVLKTPFITNIYAPNWDGLILDKAATKPDIIKSSAVKNVSYGLTDSMSMLDDRLNIIVGVRQQEVTQYSFDAKTAARKTSYRQDATTPAFAILYKTSDHVSVYANYIEGLSAGSTAPADAANAGAVFAPYQTKQYEMGAKLEWADFANTFSIFQIEKPSALTDPATNIYSADGEQRNRGVEWGFFGKLLPELKLMGGISYTQAKLTKTAGGKNQGNFATSVPKSQAKLAAEYDLPMLEGLSINANISAMSKQYANAENSLSVAGRTLYGIGGRYNTQIGQVPTIIRADIFNLSNKAYWASSTSSGLGAPRTLMLSASFDF
- a CDS encoding DUF4198 domain-containing protein; this encodes MQRISTLILALSAAMTIQTTQAHMFWLEKTSDQQTRAYFGEYSENLTETQAGPLKAFASAKVVQNGKELQATAQPNYFAYSTSATGDVRADNNLVHGDLLAQFRAKAGRSSTAHVSELEIVPVAANSNQFVLIFQDQPLAKQEVEVIAGNRWSKKYETDEQGRFHIETPWKGRYVIEVSKNIDEPGEYKQQQYQKRVMVATMSFDVK
- the gigD gene encoding Lrp/AsnC family transcriptional regulator GigD produces the protein MNMDNIDHKILKLLQKNARLSNQELADEVNLSASACHRRVKILESMGIIEGYQAKINYEKLGIKVEVMIEIKLAQLTETDHKAFVSQIRDFEEVINAYIITGDSNYVLHIATKDLNSFSQFVVNKLNKIKGIMNINSKIILEKVVHKSLF
- the kynU gene encoding kynureninase, which produces MITYDQCLAWDSEDPLKNFKDDFALPEDVIYLDGNSLGARPRKSLALAQEVITQQWGEDLINSWNKADWWGLPTRLGDKVAPLIGANAGETIISDSTSLNLFKVLSAAVSIQAETYPERKIIVAEKDVFPTDIYMIEGFIHLINQGYQLVLIENLDDLTETLASQQVAAVVLSHVNYRTGYLYDMAALNAHVHAHQALLIWDLCHSVGAVSIELNKTNSDFAIGCTYKYLNGGPGSPALLWVNPKLQNKVGQPLSGWWGHNKPFNMADHYEPAQGIRRFLCGTQPILSMSLIECGLDIFLNTDMQTVRDKSLKLTDLFMALVEQECAGFGFELITPASHQYRGSHVSFKHPNGYQIIQALIARGIIGDYREPEVLRFGVTPLYLSHADIWKAVQALKQVMHLGEWKQEKYQVRAQVT
- a CDS encoding amino acid permease — encoded protein: MSNFDEIQTREAGLHKKLTAKQIGMIAIGGAIGTGLFMGSKFAISFAGPAVIVSYAIGGLIAFALMACLAEMTVQHPTSGSFGAYAEYYVHPLVGFLIRYSYWACIVLAVGTEITAVADYMRFWYPNVDAWVWIAFFSAVLLAVNAYSVKAFGFIEYWFSTIKVFAIIVFILLAIGILTQNFGSGSDSHLTENLVGHGGFAPNGFSGIWIGVIISIFSYLSIEMIAVAAGEAKDPEKAVKFAFKSTAVRLILFYLLSLTLIVLIVPWTVLIEKDATSPFVMVMQYVGIPYADSILNFIVIVAALSAMNSMLYISTRMLFSLSRAGDAPKLFGKIGKNGVPTNALILSAMGIGVASVVYSIDPATAFPVMIALSMFGALFTWGGIFFTHMFFRANMAKNNIGLKYKIPGSKLISLFGLISILSIMITTWFTNEFKSTLQFGIPFIIFLIIFYFMNRSIRKKSQG
- a CDS encoding alpha/beta hydrolase, which encodes MQTYDNATTVTNENEILINFKKRSLACYKNHLCIRDIQYAAHKRSSLDLFRLDQAKTTVIFIHGGYWQWCNKSDFAFIAPQLLNKNCQCVLLEYDLAPSSCMQEIVTQIRQAFDFMLEQPWISDEVIVIGHSAGAHLGALMQDHPLVSKTILLSGIYDLAPISATPLNEALKLSEQEIQHYSPITRNQIFNKSCEIYCGDQELAALKWQSEHYYQQRLKNGEQHTQHMLIKDSNHYNILDHYLDQHFQAE
- a CDS encoding Lrp/AsnC ligand binding domain-containing protein; its protein translation is MRKLDRIDALILDILQREGRIAMSELATRVNLSTTPCSERVKRLEREGIIMGYHAHLNPALVDRNLLVFLEIKLSAKSGDVFDEVAKKLAEIPEVLECHLISGEFDYLVKARLKEMGAYRRLLGDLLKKLPASASSHSYVVMEEIKESLYLNVD
- a CDS encoding D-amino acid dehydrogenase — protein: MHVIVLGSGVIGVASAYYLAKQGANVTVIDRQPAPAEETSFGNAGQISPGYSTPWAAPGIPFKAVKWMFQHHAPLAINLDGSLWQLQWMAQMLKNCNPQHYAVNKERMTRVAEYSRDCLRDLRAATGIQYEHRAKGTLQLFRSDAQLEAVQRDIEVLKECGVDHELLGKADLAKVEPALARAQDKLVGGLHLPNDETGDCYLFTNALAKLAKDMGVKFLFNQNVENLVVEGDEIKGVIVDGQTLTADRYVLAFGSYSRDFLKPLALDLPVYPVKGYSLTIPIVDADLAPQSTVLDETYKIAITRFDNRIRVGGMAELSGFNLGLKQTRRDTLEMVTQDLFPGGDLAQATFWTGLRPMTPDSTPIIGGTRYKNLFLNTGHGTLGWTMACGSGKLISDLVLKQDPEISTEGLSIQRYSHVA